The Caenorhabditis elegans chromosome II genome has a segment encoding these proteins:
- the cdc-48.1 gene encoding Transitional endoplasmic reticulum ATPase homolog 1 (Confirmed by transcript evidence): MASVPTHQSEKEKKNDELSTAILKDKVKPNRLIVDQSEQDDNSVIAVSQAKMDELGLFRGDAVILKGKKRKESVAIIVSDESCPNEKVRMNRVVRNNLRIRLGDVVSITPAPNLSYGTRIHVLPIDDTIEGLTGNLFDVFLKPYFLEAYRPLHKGDIFTVQAAMRTVEFKVVETEPAPACIVSPDTMIHYEGDPIKREEEEESMNDIGYDDLGGVRKQLAQIKEMVELPLRHPQLFKAIGIKPPRGILLFGPPGTGKTLIARAVANETGSFFFLINGPEVMSKMSGESESNLRKAFEECEKNQPAILFIDEIDAIAPKREKTNGEVERRIVSQLLTLMDGVKGRSNLVVIAATNRPNSIDGALRRFGRFDREIDIGIPDAVGRLEILRIHTKNMKLADDVDLEQIANECHGFVGADLASLCSEAALQQIREKMELIDLEDDQIDAEVLNSLAVTMENFRFAQGKSSPSALREAVVETPNTTWSDIGGLQNVKRELQELVQYPVEHPEKYLKFGMQPSRGVLFYGPPGCGKTLLAKAIANECQANFISIKGPELLTMWFGESEANVRDVFDKARAAAPCVLFFDELDSIAKARGGGAGGDGGGASDRVINQVLTEMDGMNAKKNVFIIGATNRPDIIDPAVLRPGRLDQLIYIPLPDEASRHQILKASLRKTPLSKDLDLTFLAKNTVGFSGADLTEICQRACKLAIRESIEKEIRIEKERQDRQARGEELMEDDAVDPVPEITRAHFEEAMKFARRSVTDNDIRKYEMFAQTLQQSRGFGNNFKFPGEQRGSDAPSAPVPAQDDDDLYN, from the exons ATGGCCTCGGTTCCAACGCATCAAAgcgaaaaagagaagaaaaatgatgagCTGTCGACAGCTATTCTCAAGGACAAGGTAAAGCCGAATCGCTTGATCGTCGATCAGTCCGAGCAGGATGATAATTCCGTCATCGCAGTTTCCCAAGCTAAAATGGACGAACTGGGACTTTTCCGTGGAGATGCTGTCATCCTGAAG GGAAAGAAGCGAAAGGAATCTGTCGCCATCATTGTCTCTGATGAGTCCTGTCCAAACGAGAAAGTTCGCATGAACCGTGTTGTCCGCAACAATCTTCGTATTCGCCTCGGAGACGTCGTGAGCATTACGCCAGCTCCAAATCTCAGTTACGGAACCCGCATTCACGTGCTCCCTATTGATGACACTATCGAAGGACTCACTGGAAACTTGTTCGATGTTTTCCTCAAGCCATACTTCCTGGAGGCTTACCGCCCACTTCACAAGGGAGATATATTCACTGTTCAAGCTGCCATGAGAACTGTGGAATTCAAAGTTGTCGAAACTGAGCCAGCTCCAGCCTGCATTGTGTCACCTGATACCATGATTCACTACGAAGGAGATCCGATCaagagagaagaagaagaagagagcATGAATGATATTGGTTATGATGACTTGGGAGGAGTTCGGAAGCAATTGGCTCAGATCAAGGAAATGGTTGAACTGCCACTTCGACATCCCCAACTTTTCAAGGCTATTGGTATCAAGCCACCACGTGGAATTCTTCTCTTCGGTCCACCTGGCACAGGAAAGACTCTTATTGCACGTGCTGTTGCTAATGAAACCGGATCTTTCTTCTTCCTTATCAACGGACCTGAAGTAATGTCAAAGATGTCTGGAGAATCCGAGTCAAATCTTCGTAAGGCTTTCGAAGAATGCGAGAAGAATCAACCAGCTATTCTGTTTATTGACGAAATTGACGCCATTGCACCAAAACGCGAGAAGACCAATGGAGAAGTTGAGCGCAGAATTGTTTCTCAATTGCTTACACTTATGGATGGAGTCAAG gGTCGTTCTAACCTTGTGGTCATTGCTGCAACAAATCGTCCAAACTCGATTGACGGTGCTCTTCGTCGCTTCGGAAGATTCGATCGTGAAATCGATATCGGAATTCCAGATGCAGTCGGCCGGCTTGAGATTCTGCGCATTCACACGAAAAACATGAAGCTCGCGGATGATGTTGATCTTGAACAAATTGCAAATGAATGTCACGGATTCGTTGGTGCCGATTTGGCATCGTTGTGCTCGGAAGCCGCTCTTCAACAGATTCGTGAAAAGATGGAGCTCATTGATCTCGAAGATGACCAAATTGATGCAGAGGTTCTTAATTCACTCGCTGTCACAATGGAAAACTTCCGTTTTGCTCAAGGAAAGTCTTCCCCATCCGCTCTCCGCGAGGCTGTTGTCGAAACTCCGAATACAACTTGGTCCGACATTGGAGGTCTTCAAAACGTCAAGCGCGAACTTCAAGAATTGGTTCAGTATCCAGTGGAACACCCAGAAAAATATCTCAAGTTTGGAATGCAGCCATCAAGAGGAGTTTTGTTCTATGGGCCACCAGGATGTGGTAAGACACTTCTTGCCAAGGCAATTGCCAACGAGTGTCAAGCCAATTTCATCTCCATCAAGGGTCCAGAATTGCTCACAATGTGGTTCGGAGAATCGGAAGCTAACGTCCGTGATGTCTTCGACAAGGCTCGTGCAGCTGCTCCTTGCGTGTTGTTCTTCGATGAGTTGGATTCGATTGCCAAGGCAAGAGGTGGAGGCGCCGGCGGTGATGGAGGAGGTGCATCGGATCGTGTAATCAATCAAGTGCTCACCGAAATGGATGGAATGAACGCgaagaaaaatgtgttcatCATCGGAGCTACAAACAGACCTGATATCATTGATCCAGCTGTTCTTCGTCCAGGTCGCCTTGATCAGCTTATCTACATCCCACTCCCAGACGAAGCTTCTCGGcaccaaattttgaaagcttcTCTTCGTAAAACCCCACTCTCCAAGGATCTTGACTTGACCTTCTTGGCCAAAAACACTGTTGGATTCTCTGGAGCCGATTTGACCGAAATTTGTCAGAG AGCGTGTAAGCTGGCTATTCGCGAATCGATCGAAAAGGAAATTCGGATTGAGAAGGAACGTCAAGATCGCCAAGCTCGCGGTGAGGAGCTCATGGAAGACGATGCAGTTGATCCAGTACCAGAAATTACTCGTGCTCACTTCGAGGAAGCCATGAAGTTTGCCAGACGCTCTGTTACAGACAATGACATCAGAAA GTACGAAATGTTTGCACAAACATTGCAACAATCTCGTGGCTTTGGAAACAACTTCAAATTCCCAGGAGAACAACGCGGAAGCGATGCCCCATCTGCCCCTGTACCTGCTCAGGATGATGACGACCTTTATAACTAA
- the C06A1.6 gene encoding uncharacterized protein (Confirmed by transcript evidence), which translates to MTKFIIGSTLVVLIYTIVSISQVESGVLPVSTTEISIISSETSIIGSSRVKRNGGCCGCCGCGGGGGGCGCCCCRPRCCCCCRPKCCCTCCRTCCCTRCCTCCRPCCCGCGCGCGCCGCGGGGRKRRSLQKLQIDEANRALGIKRRPSNGKC; encoded by the exons atgaccaaattcATAATTGGATCTACATTAGTTGTACTGATTTATACAATTGTATCGATTTCACAG GTTGAATCAGGAGTTTTGCCAGTATCAACAACAGAAATATCTATAATTTCATCTGAAACATCAATTATCGGATCTTCTCGTGTTAAAAGAAATGGAGGATGTTGTGGATGTTGTGGATGtggaggaggtggtggtggatgTGGATGTTGCTGTTGCAGACCAAgatgctgctgctgttgtAGACCCAAATGTTGTTGTACTTGTTGTAGAACTTGTTGCTGTACTAGATGTTGTACCTGCTGTAGACCATGCTGTTGTGGATGTGGTTGCGGATGCGGATGCTGTGGATGTGGAGGTGGAGGTCGTAAACGTCGTTcccttcaaaaacttcaaattgatGAAGCTAATCGTGCTCTTGGAATCAAAAGAAGACCATCCAATGGCAAATGTTAA
- the C06A1.7 gene encoding uncharacterized protein (Partially confirmed by transcript evidence), translating into MNKIVLLTLFALIAISQVESGVLPVSTTEISIISSETSIIGSSRVKRNGGCCGCCGCGGGGGGCGCCCCRPRCCCCCRPKCCCTCCRTCCCTRCCTCCRPCCCGCGCGCGCCGCGGGGRKRRSLQKLQIDEANRALGIRRRSSNGKC; encoded by the exons ATGAATAAGATCGTACTTCTGACTCTCTTTGCCCTTATTGCTATTTCACAG GTTGAATCAGGAGTTTTGCCAGTATCAACAACAGAAATATCTATAATTTCATCTGAAACATCAATTATCGGATCTTCTCGTGTTAAAAGAAATGGAGGATGTTGTGGATGTTGTGGATGtggaggaggtggtggtggatgTGGATGTTGCTGCTGCAGACCAAgatgctgctgctgttgtAGACCCAAATGTTGTTGTACTTGTTGTAGAACTTGTTGCTGTACTAGATGTTGTACCTGCTGTAGACCATGCTGTTGTGGATGTGGTTGCGGATGCGGATGCTGTGGATGTGGAGGTGGAGGCCGTAAGCGTCGTTCCCTTCAAAAGCTTCAAATTGATGAAGCTAATCGTGCTCTTGGAATCAGAAGAAGGTCATCCAATGGCAAATGTTGA
- the txt-13 gene encoding transcellular chaperone signaling (x)cross tissue (Confirmed by transcript evidence;~Product from WormBase gene class txt): protein MTLCGWPTECTELSCCESYIFRLYLLIFTFGVVIVAIIVSALWMLFEFRPNYRNRLRRQDTEEQHRLEERSFEETKYLRRFSELNPLQARRHSIDN from the exons ATGACACTATGTGGATGGCCGACAGAATGCACTGAGCTCAGCTGCTGCGAGTCCTACATTTTTAGGCTTTACTTGCTTATTTTTAC CTTCGGAGTAGTCATTGTTGCAATTATTGTGAGTGCTCTTTGGATGCTGTTCGAATTCAGACCAAACTACAG aaatcgtcTCCGTCGCCAAGATACTGAGGAACAACACCGATTGGAAGAGAGATCATTCGAGGAAACCAAATATTTGCGCAGATTTTCAGAGctcaa CCCACTTCAAGCCAGACGTCACTCGATCGATAATTGA
- the txt-13 gene encoding transcellular chaperone signaling (x)cross tissue (Confirmed by transcript evidence;~Product from WormBase gene class txt) — protein sequence MTLCGWPTECTELSCCESYIFRLYLLIFTFGVVIVAIIVSALWMLFEFRPNYRNRLRRQDTEEQHRLEERSFEETKYLRRFSELNEL from the exons ATGACACTATGTGGATGGCCGACAGAATGCACTGAGCTCAGCTGCTGCGAGTCCTACATTTTTAGGCTTTACTTGCTTATTTTTAC CTTCGGAGTAGTCATTGTTGCAATTATTGTGAGTGCTCTTTGGATGCTGTTCGAATTCAGACCAAACTACAG aaatcgtcTCCGTCGCCAAGATACTGAGGAACAACACCGATTGGAAGAGAGATCATTCGAGGAAACCAAATATTTGCGCAGATTTTCAGAGctcaa CGAGTTATAA